The proteins below come from a single Papaver somniferum cultivar HN1 chromosome 11, ASM357369v1, whole genome shotgun sequence genomic window:
- the LOC113324942 gene encoding uncharacterized protein LOC113324942 — translation MWFDILRENKVFVDSVNVQVKDGSIIRFWHDWWCEKRSFREKYPRLYRISTQNMSTVGAIYDNGWNFQFSRVLDPAESIDLLELKFDIRLVALIQGVEDCLEGGVSAKTVYAKLSDTDPDWDGQHILSSKFVPPKVLFLLWASLRDSIPTRHMLQHRGVAVQSNRCLFCNTEVETMDHLFIHCIEIVQL, via the coding sequence ATGTGGTTCGATATTCTGAGAGAGAATAAGGTTTTTGTTGATTCTGTGAATGTGCAGGTTAAAGATGGCTCAATAATTCGATTCTGGCATGATTGGTGGTGCGAAAAGAGGTCTTTCAGGGAGAAATATCCTAGGCTTTACAGGATCAGTACTCAAAATATGTCTACTGTAGGCGCAATATACGATAATGGTTGGAATTTTCAATTCAGTAGAGTGTTGGATCCTGCGGAAAGTATTGATCTGTTGGAGTTAAAGTTTGATATTAGACTCGTAGCTCTGATACAGGGTGTTGAAGATTGCTTGGAAGGAGGTGTTTCTGCCAAAACTGTTTATGCGAAATTATCTGACACGGATCCAGATTGGGATGGTCAACATATTCTGTCAAGTAAATTCGTGCCTCCAAAGGTACTTTTCTTATTATGGGCTTCTCTACGTGACTCCATCCCAACCAGACATATGTTACAGCATAGGGGTGTAGCAGTTCAGTCAAACAGATGTCTCTTTTGCAATACAGAGGTGGAAACTATGGATCACTTATTCATTCATTGTATAGAGATTGTGCAGTTATGA